The Polynucleobacter necessarius genome window below encodes:
- the plsY gene encoding glycerol-3-phosphate 1-O-acyltransferase PlsY — translation MDLTLDLWLISLAYLIGSVSFAVVVSKCMRLPDPHTYGSGNPGATNVLRTGNKLAAVLTLIGDALKGFLAVMLARLLLGDDSLSATNNSWVLCGVVLAVFLGHLFPIFHGFKGGKGVATACGILFGVNWILGFATLSTWIIVAVFMRYSSLAALSAAIFGPIYFVFLFGFHPMGIALLIVCLLHIWRHRSNIQNLLNGTESRIGSKKAPK, via the coding sequence GCCTATTTAATTGGCTCTGTTTCTTTTGCAGTTGTAGTGAGTAAGTGCATGCGTTTGCCCGACCCCCATACTTATGGCTCTGGTAATCCTGGGGCCACCAATGTATTGCGTACAGGCAATAAACTGGCCGCAGTCCTAACCCTGATCGGAGATGCGCTAAAGGGCTTCCTTGCGGTCATGTTGGCTAGATTGCTACTTGGTGATGACTCACTGAGTGCTACCAACAACTCCTGGGTTTTGTGCGGCGTTGTGCTCGCAGTGTTTCTTGGACATCTCTTTCCGATCTTCCATGGCTTTAAGGGTGGCAAAGGTGTGGCAACCGCTTGTGGCATCTTGTTTGGGGTTAATTGGATCTTAGGCTTCGCTACATTGAGCACATGGATTATTGTGGCGGTGTTCATGCGGTACTCATCTCTGGCGGCTTTGTCAGCAGCAATATTTGGCCCGATCTATTTTGTCTTTTTATTTGGTTTTCATCCTATGGGTATTGCGCTTTTGATTGTGTGCCTCTTACACATTTGGCGGCATCGTAGCAATATTCAAAATTTGCTCAATGGCACTGAGAGTCGTATCGGTAGTAAAAAAGCCCCAAAATAA
- a CDS encoding MAPEG family protein has protein sequence MRQQHAKRQWFAQQTGFRARANAAKTNLFESLPLFFAAVIIDHLANAPQATVDFLALGFVFARIAYLGCYVANWPTTRSIVWSIGLLCVVALFFQI, from the coding sequence ATACGACAACAGCATGCCAAAAGGCAATGGTTTGCTCAGCAAACGGGTTTTCGTGCTCGTGCTAATGCTGCCAAGACTAATTTGTTTGAGTCTCTTCCTTTGTTTTTTGCAGCAGTCATCATTGACCATCTAGCAAATGCTCCTCAGGCAACTGTAGACTTCTTGGCCTTAGGTTTTGTATTCGCCCGTATTGCGTATTTGGGTTGCTATGTAGCGAATTGGCCAACAACTCGGAGTATCGTTTGGAGCATAGGTCTTCTTTGTGTAGTGGCATTATTTTTTCAGATTTAG
- the folE gene encoding GTP cyclohydrolase I → MPLSVVMHRCIEVQNARFHANDNISVFIKPGELEGLVEEVAEKMQTVFESLVIDTKNDHNTQNTSRRVTKMYVQEVFNGRYVDQPILTKIPNVSRLNELMIIWPITVRSACSHHLCPIMGRIWIGVLPSKESALIGLSKYSRLTEWVMCRPQIQEEAVVELADMLEKRIKPIGVAVVMDADHFCMQWRSMKDRNSKMINSVMRGAFLKDSNLRREFLALIDRK, encoded by the coding sequence ATGCCGCTCTCAGTAGTCATGCATCGTTGTATCGAAGTTCAAAACGCACGCTTTCATGCGAATGACAACATCTCGGTATTTATTAAGCCAGGCGAGCTTGAGGGATTAGTTGAAGAGGTGGCGGAAAAAATGCAGACTGTATTTGAGAGCTTGGTGATAGATACCAAAAACGATCACAACACCCAAAATACGAGCCGCCGTGTAACCAAGATGTATGTCCAGGAGGTGTTTAACGGGCGCTATGTCGATCAACCTATCTTAACCAAGATTCCTAATGTCAGTCGTCTAAATGAGCTCATGATTATTTGGCCAATTACTGTACGCAGCGCTTGCTCCCATCATTTGTGCCCAATCATGGGCCGCATTTGGATTGGAGTGCTGCCTAGCAAAGAATCCGCTTTGATCGGTTTATCAAAGTATTCGCGTTTAACCGAGTGGGTGATGTGTCGTCCACAGATTCAGGAAGAGGCTGTGGTTGAACTAGCCGATATGCTGGAGAAAAGGATCAAGCCTATCGGTGTCGCCGTGGTGATGGATGCGGATCATTTCTGTATGCAATGGCGTAGCATGAAGGATCGTAACTCAAAAATGATTAATAGCGTGATGCGCGGTGCATTTTTGAAGGACTCAAATCTACGTCGAGAGTTTTTGGCTCTGATTGATCGAAAATAA